Genomic segment of bacterium:
TCCTGAATCTAACCTCACTTTTGGCCGGATGCACATTGACGTCAACTAAAGAGGGGTCTATCTCAATAAATATAACGGCGAGGGGATGGCGGTCTATGGGAAGCAGGGTGTGATACCCGGCGTAGAGGGCGTGAGTGATGGTTCGGTTGGTGATACAGCGTCGGTTGACAAAGATCGACTGTCCTGCCCTGTTAGCCCGGGTATGAAAGGGTGGGGCCAGAAATCCAGTGACCTCGAAGGAGCCGGTCTTAAAATCGAGCCGGATAAAGTCCTGAGATAATTCGCCGCCTAAAAATGAGCTGACCCTCTCTAATGAATCTTTAGTGGCCGGGGCATTAAAAACGACCTGGCCGTTATGAATAAGTTTAAAAGAGATATCAGGATGAGCCATTGCCTCCAGAGAGACAATGTTGCTGATATGCCCTCCTTCAGTGGCGACTGTTTTAAGGAACTTTCTCCTGGCCGGGGTATTAAAGAAAAGCCTCTGAACCTCTATTGAGGTCCCTACAGGCGCGCCTATCTCCTTGGCTTCTTTGACTACTCCCCCTTCCAGTCTGACTAAGGTTCCTGAGATAGAATCAGGGGTTTTGGTGACCAGTTCCGTGATTGAGACAGCCGCAATAGAAGGCAGGGCCTCTCCCCGGAAGCCGAAGCTCCTGATAGAATCCAGCTCTTCGGCCGAAGAGATCTTGCTGGTGGCGTGACGCTCAAAGGCCAGGAGGGCATCGTCTTTAGTCATCCCGGAGCCGTTGTCCTCCACGCGGATCAGGTCCCTTCCCCCGCCCATTATCTCCACGGAGATCTTTGTGCTTCCGGCATCGAGGGAATTTTCGAGCAATTCCTTAACCACTGAAGCCGGCCGCTGCACCACTTCTCCAGCGGCGATCTTATTGGCAATGTCGGTCGGCAGAACCTTGATCTTAGACATAAGCCCCGCGAAGTATAAGTAACTATAGTGAACGACATAAATAAGTTGAGATGTTTACTGTAGGGCAACCCTAAAGGGTTGCCCTACATTTTATATAATACGTTTGTATTTCTTAGTGTTTACTAATACTTGGTAAGTATAACCTGCTTGGCCTGAGGAGTCAAGGGAAATTTTAGAGTGGAGAGTGAGAAAGGGTGATACGGATAGGGGTCCCGGTTCAGGTCAGAATCCATTCCATCGGCCCAGCGCCCAAAATCTTCCTCTTTTCCTCAACTTTTCTCTTGACTTACTCATTTTTATATCCTATAATCCAAGATCACCAGGCTCAAAGCCCTTAAAAAACATCCTGGGGGCGCTTCTATCCTACATTCCGTACCTGAAACCTTGACTTTCTATATTTTTCTCTAGCCAGGTTTCTGCTTCTTCCCCTTAAGGGACTTTATTTCCAAGGTCTTATGGCTATTCCACCCCACTTCGGGGTGCCTTTTGGAACTCCGGCGGTCCTAGATGCACCCTAAGAGGGCATAGCTCCAAGAGGCTCCAAGGGTTCAG
This window contains:
- the mutL gene encoding DNA mismatch repair endonuclease MutL, which encodes MSKIKVLPTDIANKIAAGEVVQRPASVVKELLENSLDAGSTKISVEIMGGGRDLIRVEDNGSGMTKDDALLAFERHATSKISSAEELDSIRSFGFRGEALPSIAAVSITELVTKTPDSISGTLVRLEGGVVKEAKEIGAPVGTSIEVQRLFFNTPARRKFLKTVATEGGHISNIVSLEAMAHPDISFKLIHNGQVVFNAPATKDSLERVSSFLGGELSQDFIRLDFKTGSFEVTGFLAPPFHTRANRAGQSIFVNRRCITNRTITHALYAGYHTLLPIDRHPLAVIFIEIDPSLVDVNVHPAKSEVRFRKEGDIHDGVEQAVREALSRADLIPRVVEAPTPKIGELDREARIKGAIETYFSRQISKPTEQGSRGAGGQWPSAGAGGVSPGTGGRPPVSFAPSPEASSASRQVSMFSQPRLYPLAQIYNTYIVAQDEEGLSIIDQHAAAERVLYERLMKQAAQAQVNSQLLLIPLTLETDYAQAAILIENKDILSSLGFQIEEFGQKTFLLRAVPAITEKRNPKELIFDLLHDLQAMEKTRDIKALKEQMLILLACHSAIRAGDKLSPQEIEALISQLSQTTLPYTCPHGRPTVIKLSLKELEKRFKRTS